AAAGAGCCCGTGAGGTTATCGTAGCGGCCGCCGCCGCTCACGCTGCCCATGTTCACGTTATTAATCTTGATTTCGAAGATGCAGCCCGTGTAGTAGCTCAGGCCGCGGGCTAGCGTGGGGTCAAATTCGACATGGTCGAACTGCGAGAAACCGAAGCCCTGGAGCATTTCCTGCACCTGCCGCAGCTCTTGCAGGCCTTTGTACTGGCCATCGGCCTCGGTGGGTACGCCGGCCTGGGCAAAGGCTGCCTGCAGGCGCTCCAGCTTTTCGCCAAAACCGCCTTCCACTGTTAGCAGCTGAAACAGAGTATCTATGGCGCCGGCCGAGAAACCGCGCTCCAACAGCTCATTGCTTACACCTTCCCGACCAATTTTGTCCAGCTTATCAATGGCAACAAACAGGTCGGTTTCGGTGCCTTCGCCGCCCAGGGCCTGGTAAAAGGCGCCCAGCACGCGCCGGTGGTTTATTTTTATGGTGTGCTCCGTAAGGCCCAGCGTGTTCAGCACCTCGCTCATCATCAGCACAATTTCTGCCTCGCAGAGCAGGGAATCAGTGCCCACCACGTCGGCATCACACTGGTAAAACTCGCGGTAGCGGCCGCGCTGGGGGCGGTCGGCGCGCCACACGGGCTGAATCTGGTAACGCTTGAAGGGGAAGGTGAGCGTGCCCCGGTTCATGACTACATAGCGCGCAAAGGGCACGGTGAGGTCGTAGCGCAGGCCTTTTTCGGCAATTTTGGGCAGGATTTTTTTGGAGCCGGCCGCCAGGTCATCGGCCGTCACGTCTTTGGCGAAGTCGCCGGAGTTCAGAATCTTAAACAGCAGCTGGTCGCCCTCGTCGCCGTATTTACCCGTGAGCACGGATAGGTTTTCCATGGTGGGCGTTTCGAGCGGAGCGTAGCCGAACTTCTCGAACACGCGCCGGATAACGCCAAAAATATAGTTGCGGCGGGCCACCACGGCCGGGCCAAAATCACGGGTGCCTTTAGGAATGCTGGGTTTCTGAACGCTCATCGTCTCGGGGCAGGATGCGAAAAATTTGCCCGCGAAGGTACTCGCTAATTGCCGCAATCTGGTAGCGCGGCCCCGGGTATTGCGGGGGCGGCCCGCCTCGCATCCAACTAAGGAGCCGGGAGGCTGCCTGCTGCGAAGGGGCACAAAAAAGCCCGGGAGTATGAATACCCAGGCGTTTGGTCTGACTCGTTTTTAAGGGGAGGCTTTAACGTATAGCGCCGTTGAAATAAATTCCGTGGGCGTCCAGCAGGTTAGCCGCCAAAGCGGGCCGCTCATGAGGTGCCAGGCCACTAAAGTACGCCAGGGCCGATTCCGGCAGGTGGCAAAGTACCAGCTCACGGCCCTGTTGGCGCAAGTGGTAATCATAAGCCAGGAGCAGGTCAATGGCTTCGGTGGGTATCTCTTTTAGCAGGCTACAGTCAACCCAAATGAGGCGCCGCCCACTCCGGCTGGCCCGGTGTAAGCCACGCGCCAGCTTATGTTCGGGAGCATCGGTGGTTTCCGGAGCTACAATAAGTAAGTAGCTATCCGGGAGTAATTCGCGCTGTACATCAAGCATAGAGCCTCTAACGTAAGAGGCATAAGAAAAGTGACAGTTAGGTTTGTGATTTCAATATGATATATGTACATATAAATTGATTAATATTTATTTCAATAATGTTTGCTATCAGTTGATTGTGGATAAATTATGGAGTGAAAATGAAGGTGATGGGAATTATAGCAGAATATAAATCATAATAAAAAAATTATATTTAATTTATGTTAAAACCAACTAATGATTTTAGATAAGTAAAGCTCTGCTGCTCGGCTCCTAAGGTGCCCGGTGCTTTGCCCGCCGCAGCTGATACAGCACTGAAAAGGCGAAGGGTGCTTTCCAGGCCGCCCGTACTCCGGCCTGGCTGAGGGTGCGGTTGGTCCAGTCGTTACAGGTATGGAAAGCATGGTAGCGGCCGCTGCCCTGAAAGAAAACATCCTGGCCGGTATAACCCGGCGCGGTGCTGCGCACGGGCGGGGCGGTAGCAGCTGCGGCAAAGGCCATCCGCAGCCGGGCGCACAACCGGCGGTATTCTGCCTCCGAAATGCGCAGACCTATCACCCGCCGGGCAGTTTGCGGCGCACCAGAATAGAAAGTGACATGGGTCAGCGTGGGGGCTGGCAGCAGGGCGCGCAGGATAATTCCCGGTCCGGGAAAGCGGCCACCGTAGGAGGCGCGGTAAAAGCCTTCGTTTCCCCAGCCAAAGCTGATATACTGGTAGTGGCCAAACTGCTGACTTAAACTGGTATCCTGCAAAGTCTGCAGCCAGTCCTGTTGGGTACGGGGCTCGCGCAGCGGTACAATAATCTCGGTATGAAAGCCATTGGATACCACATAAACCGGGATGCCCGTGGGCGTTTCCCGGAACTGGTGGTTGCGCGGTACTGCGGTGCCCGTCAGCAGATAAAGCAGGAAAGCCAGGGCCGCCGTCATATATAAACCTACTATACTTCCACCGATAACACCCAGACCCAGCCTGAAAAGCTGGAGAAAGAGAGGCCCAAACGCAGGCCGCCCGCCGTGGCATTTCGCAGAGGAAACACCAAGGCGGGCGGCAGAGTTGCCTGAGTGGCGGAGCGCCGGAAGAGAAGCTTAAGAACCCTGACGGGTCAGCACCGGAGCTTTGGCAGCTACTGCCGCGGCTTTCACGTGGGCATCTTTCCGGAACTGGCTGGCATACACGGGCTGCAGGGCTACGTTACCCATGGCAATTCGGGTAGTAATGCCATTCACCACAAAGGCGGGGTTGTGCTGGCGAAAGCCCAGTACCGTAGTGGTGACTTTGTATTTGCCGAACGGAACCTTGTCTACGGCAAAAGAGCCATCGGCATGAGTGGTAACCGTACGGATGAGGGCGTTATCCTCGGCGCGCAGAATGGCTACGGTAGCACTGGGAATAGGCTCGTTGGTCTCGGCATCCCGGATGACACCCGTCACTTTGCCATTGTAAAATGTAACGGCCGATACCTGAAGGCCGGTAAGTGCGAGGATGACGCCCAAAGAAATGCGGTTCAAAAAGGAGGTTTTCATAGCTCAGAAAGGACAAAGAATGGAAGTGCGGAATAGGGCTGAAGAGTGCCGAAGCAGCCGCGGTTCCGCTGGGCGGGCTCCGCAGCCCTGTTAGTGTCAGATGTTGCCGGTTGGCGTGGGGCAGAAGCCTTGGCTTACCTACCGAACTTTCCCAGCCCGGGGGCCGGTGCCCGGTTCCCGCCGTGACGGGTGTCAGCAGCGAGGGTGGGCTTGAAGTACAGATCAAAGATACTATTTAGTACTATGTGTTGCAAGGTACCTTTGATATTTTTTTTATGATTCTATTTTTTATCTGTTCCAGAGGGGGTGAAGTGGAGGAACAATGAAGAGAAATCCGGGAAAGGAGGGAGGGAACAGGGTTTTAGTCTGTCAGGGCCGATTGGCTTTCTACTGTACTAGATGAGCGACTTAACCGGAGGGTTGCCTGAAATCAGAAAAATATTTCTTCGAATCTTTCTGTCCAGCGGGAGGATTGGGTTCCCGGGCCTCATGAGCTGGCCACTAATGGTAAAACGCGCATCGCTGGACCTTTATTGAGAAGTAGTTGTACAAAAGTAAAGCCTGCTTGTAGGCGCGTCAACCGCATATTGATGTGATACAGGTATTTATCCATCCATACCGGCCTTCCTCTAAGTACTCATTGCCCCCAAAACAAAGCACCCCGACTGGTTAAAACCGGCCGGGGTGCTTGGTAGAGTAAATCAGCAGCAAAGCTTAGCCGCCAAAGCCGCCGCCACCGCTCTGAATTTGCTCTATCTTCTTGGGGGGCTTAGTAGCGCCTATGTACCAGGTGAAGCCCAGCCAGCCCACGCGGGTTTCGTTTTTATAGCGCGCCGTGGTTTGCAGCGTTTCCGTGTCAATCTCCGAGCGGCTTACCTGCGTGTCAAACAAATCGGATACGCGCAGCGTCAGCGCGGCGCGGTCCTGGAACAGGCGCTGGCGCACGGCCAGATCCAAGCCGCCATACGCCAGCTGCCGACCCTGTGCCGTGAGCGTGGCCGAGCGCCAGGAGCCGGTGAGCTGCACATCCAGGGTAGGACGAACGGTAAAGCTGTTGTTCAGGCGCAGGGTGCCCGCCAGGGTATTGCGCTGCTTGTCAACGGAGGCATTGCTGGCAATCTGGCTGCGGTAGATGGAGCCCGTCAGGCCCACGCGCCACCATTTGGCCAAGGGTTGGTTCCAGGTCATTTCGGCGCCCAGGTTGGTGGTGCGGCCCACGTTGCGGTAGGTTTCCGCGGTTACAATGCCAGCCTGGTTCAGGCGTGTGGCCGTGGTATCAATGCTGCGGATGCGCTGAATCACATCATCCGTGAAGCGGCCGAATAAAGTGGCTGTAATGGCTGTGCCGTTGCTTAGGTTCAGCTGCTGGCCCAGCTCTACGTTATGGCTGAACTCAGCGCGCAGCGCCGGGTTACCGAGGCGGTAGTTGCGGGCATCCTGGAAAAGCTGGAAGGGCAGCTGCTGCATAAAGTTGGGCCGATTGATGCGGCGGGCGTAGCTGAGCTGCAGGCGGTTCTGGCCGGGCTCCTTGCCCAGCTCCCGGCTGAGCGTGGCGGAGGGGAAAAAGCTGAGATAATCCAGCTTCACCTGGCCCTGGCCGCCCTGCACGGCACCCGTCAGATTGGTGTACTCGGCCCGCAGGCCACCCTGCACGTTATAGTTTTTGCCCAGGGGGCGCTGGTAAGTGACATAAGCGGCCGGCAGCACTTCCCGGAAGTCATACTGAATGGCGCGGGCCGGGTTTAGCACGAAGTCGTTGGGGCGGTCGGTGGGGGCGGTCAGCTGGTCGGCGCCGCCATCGTTCCAGGTGGTTTGCATCTTCAGACCGGTTTCCAGACGGCTTTTCTCATCAGCCAGGGGCAGCACGTAGTCCAAGGTGCCGTAGGCAATGGTAGCATTCACATCAAATTCCTGACGCTGCGAAGGCGCGTCGCTCAGGCGCTGCGTGAACGGAACATCTGCCGTAATCTTCACCCAGCCGGCATTAGAGGAAAGCTCGCGGCCCTTGTGCGCTTTCCAGGTGCGGCGGTAAGAGGCATCAGCATTCCATACCTGCACGTCCACATTTACCTGCTGCTGTCCCAGCTGATTAGGCTGCTGCTCGCTGTTGATGGCCGTGGTCAACGTTTGCTTGTTCAGGTTTCGCTCGCCTTCCATGGAGGGCGACAGGCTGAAGCTCAGGTTCTGCTCCTCATTCAGATCATACTCCACGCCCAGGCTGAGGGAGTGGTTGATGCGCCGCTCCGTACCGCTGCCTTCCTGCGTGGTACGCACTGTTTCGCCCGTGGGCAGCAAAGCCGTTTGCGTGCCCCGCGACTTATCTGTGTAGCGCTGGTCGCGGCCGTTGTAGCTGAAGTTCCAGTTGGCCGCTCCCTGCCGGCGGTTCAGGCTAAAAGTGGGCGTGTACTTCTCGCCGTTGCCCACTACCAGCCCTACCTGGCCGTTGATGCCGTTTTTGCGCTCTTTCTTGGTGATGATATTAATCACGCCCGCCCCGGAAGCATCATACTTGGCCGAGGGGTTGGTGATGATTTCAACCTGCGAAATGCGTGAGGCCGGTATCTGATCCAGCTTGGAGCCGGTGCCGCCATTGCTGGTGCCGCTGGGTTTGCCATCAATGAGAATAGTGAGGTTGGAAGAGCCGCGCAGGCTGATGGTGCCGTTGGCATCTACTGCCACCGAAGGCACGTTTTGCAGTACATTTACGGCGGTGCCGCCCACGCTGCTCAGGTCTTTTTCCACGTTGATGACGCGCTTGCCCAGATCGTTCTGCACGGTTTCCTTCTGGCCCGTTACTGTCACGCCTTTCAGCTGAGTTACGGTTGGGTTGAGCGCCAGCGTGCCCAGCTGCAGGGCCGGAGCCTCAGCGGCCAGCACAATGGTGCGCTTAATTGGCTGATAGCCGATAACCGTAGCGCGCAGCATATAGCGCCCCAGGGCAACCTTCTCCAGCACAAAGGCACCCTCTTCGGTGGTTTGCGCCCCGGTTACCAGCGTAGAATCCTGGGCCCGCAGCAGCACCACATTCACAAAAGGCAATGACTGCTTAGTAGCCTGATCCATCAGTTTGCCCGATATCGAGCCGGTATTCTGAGCGTGCAGCCCTAGCGGAAAGAGCATAAGCAGGAGCCCCAGGCACCAAAGTGCCCGGCCAGGGAGAAGTTGTGTTTTCATAAAAAAAGAAGGTGAGTGGAGGGTAGAAACAGGCAATAAGGGGCTGTCCCAGTCGGCCGCGGTACCGCTGGAGCCCCGTACAGGGGTTCTAAAACTCAGATGGAAATAGGAGCCCGGGCAGTTAGCCGGGCTGCAGCCTGCGGCCGCTGTTGTTACCCCGTGTCAGGTTTCCCGTTTGGAAACTGGTCTGCCTCAAGGCTATAGTGAAGTTGATGGAACAAATATATAATACAGTACTTTGTGACGCAAGGTACTGTATTGAAAAATTTTGCTAATTGATATGACTTTTATTTAAAATGTTGATTAGCAATAAATTGTATTTGGTATGCTGCTTGAGAATTCCGAAGAACCCAACTTATCCTACCGAGACCTACACTTAGGAAGGGAAAGAACAGACGTAGCCGGAGAACCCAAGTGACAGCCCAGGATGCACACGCCTTGCCAAGCTTAGTACAGATGCTTCCATTCGCAAAAGGGTTGTCTGAGTTCATAAAAAAAGCGGGCCTCGTTGGGAGGCCCGCTCTTTAAGCAGAGGGAAGCAGCAGCTACTTACTTGGTGCCCGGAGTTACTACCTGCCCGTTGCGGTAGGTTTTCTTCTCCTTCACTGTTTTTCCATCCGGTCCGAAATAACTCCAAATCCCGGTTTCCCGGTCGTTGCGGAAGGAGCCGGTTACTTCTAAGGTGCCATCTTCGCGCAGCTGTTTGTAAGCGCCCAAGCGCAGTCCTTTCACGTAGGTGGATTCCGCTTTCAGCTTCCCTGAGGCATAGTATTCCTGCTTCAGGCCCGTGGGGTGGCCGTTTTCATTGGTTACCCGGCTTTCCACGATACCTGTGGGGTAATAAGAAAGCTGCTCACCACTCAGGCGCCCGTTTACATAGCTGACCTGGGTTTTTACTTGTTTGGTGCCGGGGTAGAAAGTACGCCAGGTACCGGCCGGCTGCCCGTTCTTGTACTGTTGCTCCTCGCGCACTGTGCCGTCTTCCTGGTACATAGTCAGCTTTCGGTCGCGGGCCTGGTTGGCGTAATCTATTTCCTGCTCCAGCTTGCCGGAGGGGTAGAAGTTCTGGGTAATGCCGGTGAGCACCCCGTTGCGGTAGTTCATCTTGCTTTTCACCGCCCCGCTTTCGTAGTAGGCCTTGGCCGGGCCATCCAGATTGGAGGTAGGGGTGGAGAGGGCCGCGGTGTTTTTGGTCATATCATCGCCCAGCGGGTTTTTCACGGCCCGATTGGCCTGCGCGGCCGCTACGTAAGTGCCCTCGGTGCGCAGTTTACCGGAAGGGTAGTAGCTCTTATAAGAGCCCCGGCCCGTTTTGTCCGTCAGCACTTCCGTTTCTACCTGGCCATTGTCATAATAAGTTTTGTAGGAGCCGGTGAGCAGGCCCCCGCGGTAAGTAGCTTCACTTTGCAGCTGGCCGTTGGGGTGGTAGGTTTTCACCGGCCCGCTGGCTTGACCATTGACGTAGGTAATTTCCGAACGGGGCTTGCCGGAGGGGTACAGCTCCTGCACCACGCCGCTGGGCTGGCCCTTGGCGAGCGTAGTTTTCAGCTTTACCTCGCCGTTGGGGTGATAGTAGGTTAGCGTGCCGGAGGGCTGGTCGTTCTCATAAGTGCCTTCCTGTGCCAGCTGCCCGGTTTTGTAATAGGTTTTGAAAGGTCCCTGCCGCTGGCCTTGCTGGTAGGTGACCTCCAGCCGGGGCTTGCCGGTTTCAAAGAACTCCACGTAGGCACTGTCGCGCTTGCCGGCCGTGAAGCGGGTTTGTGCCTCCAGCTTGCCCGAGCGGTAAAAACGCTTGTATGGGCCTTCCATAACGGTATCGGCCCCTACGGCCGCCGAGTATACCTCCCGGATGCGCTGGCGGCTCGAGTCCTGATAGGTGATAATTCGGCGGAGCTTCTGGGCCTGCACTGCCGTGGTAGAGAGCATCAGCAGGAAAGCAAAGGCGAGTAGTTTCATAGCCGCAAGAACGGAGGAAAAAGAAAAGTATTTTCTGACGGCCGCTGGCCCGGTTAAGCCATAGCACCAGTCAGATTTCGAAGCAAAACAAAAGCCCTGCCGCAAAAATGCCGCAGGGCTTTTTAACTCTTGAGAAAGTAACACGATACGTCGTGCTATCCGTTCAGGCAGTAAAAGGCAGAGTTAGATTTTCTCCAGTACAATGCTGCTGGCGCCACCGCCGCCGTTGCAGATACCGGTTACGCCAATCTTGCCGCCTTCATTCTGCAGCACGTTCAGCAGGGTAGTCACAATGCGCGCGCCGGAAGCACCCAGCGGGTGGCCCAACGACACCGCGCCGCCGTACACATTCACCTTGGTGCCTTCCAGATTCAACAGCTTGTTGTTGGCCAGCGAAACCACCGAGAAAGCCTCATTGATTTCGTAGAAATCAACGTCTTTAGCATCCAGGCCAGCATTTTTCAGCGCTTTTGGAATAGCCAGGGAAGGCGTAGTGGTGAACCACTCCGGGGCCTGCTCCGCATCGGCGAAGCCGCGAATGATAGCCAGGGG
The Hymenobacter sp. DG25B genome window above contains:
- a CDS encoding outer membrane beta-barrel family protein, producing the protein MKTQLLPGRALWCLGLLLMLFPLGLHAQNTGSISGKLMDQATKQSLPFVNVVLLRAQDSTLVTGAQTTEEGAFVLEKVALGRYMLRATVIGYQPIKRTIVLAAEAPALQLGTLALNPTVTQLKGVTVTGQKETVQNDLGKRVINVEKDLSSVGGTAVNVLQNVPSVAVDANGTISLRGSSNLTILIDGKPSGTSNGGTGSKLDQIPASRISQVEIITNPSAKYDASGAGVINIITKKERKNGINGQVGLVVGNGEKYTPTFSLNRRQGAANWNFSYNGRDQRYTDKSRGTQTALLPTGETVRTTQEGSGTERRINHSLSLGVEYDLNEEQNLSFSLSPSMEGERNLNKQTLTTAINSEQQPNQLGQQQVNVDVQVWNADASYRRTWKAHKGRELSSNAGWVKITADVPFTQRLSDAPSQRQEFDVNATIAYGTLDYVLPLADEKSRLETGLKMQTTWNDGGADQLTAPTDRPNDFVLNPARAIQYDFREVLPAAYVTYQRPLGKNYNVQGGLRAEYTNLTGAVQGGQGQVKLDYLSFFPSATLSRELGKEPGQNRLQLSYARRINRPNFMQQLPFQLFQDARNYRLGNPALRAEFSHNVELGQQLNLSNGTAITATLFGRFTDDVIQRIRSIDTTATRLNQAGIVTAETYRNVGRTTNLGAEMTWNQPLAKWWRVGLTGSIYRSQIASNASVDKQRNTLAGTLRLNNSFTVRPTLDVQLTGSWRSATLTAQGRQLAYGGLDLAVRQRLFQDRAALTLRVSDLFDTQVSRSEIDTETLQTTARYKNETRVGWLGFTWYIGATKPPKKIEQIQSGGGGFGG
- a CDS encoding toxin-antitoxin system YwqK family antitoxin, which encodes MKLLAFAFLLMLSTTAVQAQKLRRIITYQDSSRQRIREVYSAAVGADTVMEGPYKRFYRSGKLEAQTRFTAGKRDSAYVEFFETGKPRLEVTYQQGQRQGPFKTYYKTGQLAQEGTYENDQPSGTLTYYHPNGEVKLKTTLAKGQPSGVVQELYPSGKPRSEITYVNGQASGPVKTYHPNGQLQSEATYRGGLLTGSYKTYYDNGQVETEVLTDKTGRGSYKSYYPSGKLRTEGTYVAAAQANRAVKNPLGDDMTKNTAALSTPTSNLDGPAKAYYESGAVKSKMNYRNGVLTGITQNFYPSGKLEQEIDYANQARDRKLTMYQEDGTVREEQQYKNGQPAGTWRTFYPGTKQVKTQVSYVNGRLSGEQLSYYPTGIVESRVTNENGHPTGLKQEYYASGKLKAESTYVKGLRLGAYKQLREDGTLEVTGSFRNDRETGIWSYFGPDGKTVKEKKTYRNGQVVTPGTK
- a CDS encoding carboxypeptidase-like regulatory domain-containing protein — its product is MKTSFLNRISLGVILALTGLQVSAVTFYNGKVTGVIRDAETNEPIPSATVAILRAEDNALIRTVTTHADGSFAVDKVPFGKYKVTTTVLGFRQHNPAFVVNGITTRIAMGNVALQPVYASQFRKDAHVKAAAVAAKAPVLTRQGS
- a CDS encoding DUF2459 domain-containing protein, with product MTAALAFLLYLLTGTAVPRNHQFRETPTGIPVYVVSNGFHTEIIVPLREPRTQQDWLQTLQDTSLSQQFGHYQYISFGWGNEGFYRASYGGRFPGPGIILRALLPAPTLTHVTFYSGAPQTARRVIGLRISEAEYRRLCARLRMAFAAAATAPPVRSTAPGYTGQDVFFQGSGRYHAFHTCNDWTNRTLSQAGVRAAWKAPFAFSVLYQLRRAKHRAP
- the hisS gene encoding histidine--tRNA ligase, whose product is MSVQKPSIPKGTRDFGPAVVARRNYIFGVIRRVFEKFGYAPLETPTMENLSVLTGKYGDEGDQLLFKILNSGDFAKDVTADDLAAGSKKILPKIAEKGLRYDLTVPFARYVVMNRGTLTFPFKRYQIQPVWRADRPQRGRYREFYQCDADVVGTDSLLCEAEIVLMMSEVLNTLGLTEHTIKINHRRVLGAFYQALGGEGTETDLFVAIDKLDKIGREGVSNELLERGFSAGAIDTLFQLLTVEGGFGEKLERLQAAFAQAGVPTEADGQYKGLQELRQVQEMLQGFGFSQFDHVEFDPTLARGLSYYTGCIFEIKINNVNMGSVSGGGRYDNLTGSFGLPGVSGVGFSFGVDRLYDCLDELNLFPEGAAAITRCLVANFDADSMTGMLPVLRQLREANVPSELYPESTKLAKQFKYADAKGIPFVLLQGSEERAARQFKLKDLRTGQEQQLALEDVIQLLTAGS